In candidate division KSB1 bacterium, a genomic segment contains:
- a CDS encoding ATP-binding protein, with protein sequence MFDSFLKGAEAFTLDASASATILSIAAFLALFATALAERAYRLQSLGVLAGLSAVMLLTTIFILVTIGHALLGLAWVQQLFGGELFFYLFCLGTCGLWFAAAVSPSRLAEPRQSRRIFFRWQLVCWAMVALITLCGAVEGYGIFHFPLNEALRQIFAGIAAGIFLIAAGIALYRLWRERAALWFWLALASLIFAGGVSFFYFARQQPLVAYAIFGFAVFLVIAALFADHVRFLRLESELRTGLLENTIKLEDENQRQAAILEFTREAVLHLDRDERATYVNLQFLQFMKTVGALGAAKSAQTVDSKKTLSTPQNESADSLNAAAVIGRKLSSLLPRELFEKLLPSAQEARRGRSSLVEIHHIIADEEKFLQIFAAPLQDKYEKIFGVHLSVLDLTARHLAARSLEDIVAEKTKDLHIFQQCVENAMDAIVITDTANKILYVNEAFERITGFARSEMIGRTPQFYHDEGEAGRWNEINRRLIQHKSWRGEMVSRRQDGGEFISDLSVIPIAGADEKIIRYLWIERDATARKELEEKLRLQAEELEAKTAEIVRSKQHQASLQGRTGELQRRIDQLAKLMEIGEDIRLNVGLDLIMQKVSEAAAALGWQCVLILQRRENEVFQLVAQSGFANRNAPSLRPMQQIPYSELAPYLLERFRLSESFFIDSRQWTGGRPIFIPASLEVPTNGDWLPNDGLLVPIRSRDQLIGLIIVFNPSEGYRPNLQQVRDLEILADDAAIAIENSRLLALHQRNERQARVLADIGKAFRVAGTVEQVVTEIAGIGVQAFSRPCLVLVQPFGERRWLCALGTTTSRSDRPKSRLLDSNEFSETLLPRFTTTTTADIVQIDLSQAELPPSILAEVVKIKSSEPLLALKDNNRPVAKAQLVSMRSRGRSIGVMAYLLPEGVSDSIFQHPNDADFAADIADRAALIIENAHLFHETDEKAMALERANQLISEFLASVSHELRTPMHSILQFSEILLSETPGKLNPEQKRQLTVVQRSGKNLLRLLNDILDLSKIEAGKMEAVIEEFAPAQIIREATESIRPLCEQKKLALRVRLGENLPERFRCDRSILSRVLTNLLGNAVKFTEKGEIEVWARARSNTLVISVRDTGIGISSSKQKEIFEPFRQLENSETRRHGGTGLGLAISKKMLMILNGDIEVESEPGKGSKFTIHIPPSTAPVRAVVRSSRAEKARAGGESKSKGVDGKAAAKKRGRLSLRFPLSHRPKSPRILVIEDDENTRYAMQFILENAGYKVEFAEAGDKALLAAQHQRPDLILMDIMMPNMDGYQVARMLKAQKQLAHIPVVALTARAMKGDREKALAAGCNDYLTKPFESKDILGMLEKWLGNGV encoded by the coding sequence ATGTTCGATTCATTTTTAAAAGGCGCTGAAGCTTTTACTCTTGATGCAAGCGCCTCAGCCACTATTCTCAGCATTGCCGCCTTTTTAGCGCTCTTTGCAACCGCGCTGGCGGAACGCGCTTATCGCTTGCAAAGCCTTGGCGTTCTGGCCGGCCTGTCCGCCGTTATGTTGCTTACAACCATTTTTATTCTTGTCACCATCGGTCACGCGCTGCTCGGGTTGGCGTGGGTGCAGCAATTATTCGGCGGCGAGCTTTTCTTTTATCTCTTCTGCCTTGGAACATGCGGATTATGGTTCGCCGCCGCGGTTTCGCCTTCGCGCCTCGCTGAGCCGCGGCAATCGCGCCGGATTTTTTTTCGGTGGCAACTGGTGTGCTGGGCAATGGTGGCGCTGATCACGCTTTGCGGCGCCGTCGAAGGTTATGGCATTTTTCATTTTCCCTTGAACGAAGCCCTGCGCCAAATCTTTGCCGGCATTGCCGCCGGAATTTTTTTGATCGCCGCCGGCATTGCGCTTTACCGGCTTTGGCGTGAACGCGCGGCGCTATGGTTTTGGCTGGCGCTCGCCTCGCTCATTTTTGCCGGCGGTGTCTCATTCTTTTATTTCGCGCGCCAGCAGCCACTTGTGGCTTACGCCATTTTCGGTTTCGCTGTTTTTTTAGTTATCGCCGCGCTCTTTGCTGATCACGTCCGCTTTCTGCGCCTGGAATCAGAGCTGCGCACCGGGCTGCTGGAAAATACCATCAAGCTCGAAGATGAAAATCAGCGGCAAGCCGCCATTCTCGAATTTACGCGGGAGGCTGTGCTGCATCTAGATCGTGATGAGCGGGCAACCTATGTCAACCTCCAATTTTTGCAGTTTATGAAAACCGTGGGAGCCCTCGGGGCTGCCAAATCAGCTCAAACCGTCGACTCGAAAAAAACTTTATCAACTCCCCAAAATGAGTCTGCCGATTCGTTGAATGCCGCAGCAGTCATTGGACGAAAACTTTCCAGCCTGTTGCCGCGCGAACTGTTCGAAAAACTCCTGCCATCGGCGCAAGAAGCTCGCCGCGGCCGCTCTTCATTGGTGGAAATTCACCACATCATCGCCGATGAAGAAAAATTTTTGCAAATTTTTGCCGCGCCCTTGCAGGACAAATACGAAAAGATCTTCGGCGTTCATCTCAGTGTGCTCGATTTGACAGCGCGGCATTTGGCGGCGCGCTCACTGGAAGATATCGTCGCCGAAAAAACCAAGGACCTTCACATTTTTCAGCAATGTGTCGAAAACGCGATGGATGCCATCGTTATCACCGACACCGCCAACAAAATCCTTTACGTCAACGAAGCGTTCGAGCGGATCACTGGTTTTGCACGTAGTGAAATGATCGGCCGAACGCCGCAATTTTATCACGACGAGGGCGAGGCCGGACGCTGGAATGAAATCAATCGCCGGCTCATTCAGCATAAATCCTGGCGCGGTGAAATGGTCAGCCGCCGCCAGGACGGCGGTGAATTCATCAGCGACCTCTCGGTCATCCCCATTGCCGGCGCCGATGAAAAAATCATTCGCTATCTTTGGATCGAGCGCGACGCCACCGCCCGCAAGGAACTCGAGGAAAAATTGCGTCTGCAAGCCGAAGAGCTTGAAGCAAAGACCGCGGAGATTGTCCGCAGCAAGCAGCATCAGGCCTCGTTGCAAGGCCGCACCGGTGAATTGCAGCGGCGCATCGATCAACTCGCCAAATTGATGGAAATCGGCGAAGATATTCGCCTCAACGTCGGCCTCGATTTGATCATGCAGAAAGTCAGTGAAGCTGCCGCCGCTCTGGGATGGCAATGCGTTTTGATTCTCCAGCGCCGAGAAAACGAAGTCTTTCAGTTGGTTGCACAAAGCGGCTTTGCCAATCGCAACGCCCCGTCGCTGCGGCCGATGCAGCAAATACCCTACTCGGAGTTGGCACCTTATCTGTTGGAGCGCTTTCGCCTCAGCGAATCTTTTTTTATCGACTCGCGCCAGTGGACCGGCGGCCGTCCGATTTTCATCCCGGCGTCGCTGGAAGTTCCGACCAACGGCGATTGGCTGCCGAACGATGGCTTGCTGGTGCCGATTCGTTCCCGCGATCAATTGATCGGCCTCATCATTGTTTTCAACCCGTCGGAAGGTTACCGTCCGAACTTGCAGCAGGTTCGCGATCTTGAAATTCTCGCGGATGACGCGGCGATTGCCATTGAGAACAGCCGTTTGTTGGCGTTGCATCAACGCAACGAGCGGCAAGCGCGGGTGTTGGCGGATATCGGAAAAGCTTTTCGTGTCGCCGGGACGGTTGAACAGGTGGTAACCGAAATTGCCGGCATTGGCGTGCAGGCGTTCTCGCGGCCCTGTTTGGTGCTGGTGCAGCCTTTCGGTGAGCGCCGTTGGCTTTGCGCTTTGGGTACGACGACCTCGAGAAGCGACCGGCCTAAAAGCCGCCTGCTCGATTCGAATGAATTCTCTGAAACGCTGTTGCCGCGTTTTACCACGACAACCACCGCCGATATCGTTCAAATCGATTTGAGTCAAGCTGAGCTGCCGCCGTCGATTCTTGCCGAAGTCGTCAAAATCAAATCATCAGAACCGTTGCTCGCCTTGAAAGACAACAACCGGCCGGTTGCCAAAGCCCAGCTTGTTTCCATGCGATCACGCGGCCGCAGCATCGGCGTCATGGCTTATTTGCTGCCGGAGGGCGTTTCCGATTCCATTTTTCAGCATCCCAACGACGCCGATTTCGCTGCTGATATTGCCGACCGGGCGGCGTTGATCATTGAAAACGCGCATTTATTTCACGAGACCGACGAAAAGGCGATGGCGCTGGAGCGCGCCAATCAATTGATCTCGGAATTTCTGGCGAGCGTTTCGCACGAGCTGCGCACGCCGATGCACTCGATTCTGCAATTTTCTGAGATTCTTTTAAGCGAAACACCCGGCAAGCTCAACCCGGAACAAAAGCGGCAGCTCACCGTGGTGCAGCGCAGCGGCAAGAATCTCCTGCGATTGCTCAATGATATTTTGGATCTCAGCAAAATCGAAGCCGGCAAAATGGAGGCGGTGATCGAAGAATTTGCGCCGGCGCAGATCATTCGCGAGGCGACGGAGTCAATTCGTCCGTTGTGCGAGCAAAAAAAATTGGCCTTGCGCGTGCGCCTTGGCGAAAATTTGCCCGAACGTTTCCGGTGTGATCGCAGCATCCTGTCGCGCGTGTTGACCAATCTGCTGGGCAACGCGGTTAAATTCACCGAAAAAGGCGAAATCGAAGTTTGGGCGCGCGCACGCAGCAACACGCTGGTGATCTCGGTGCGCGATACCGGCATCGGAATTTCATCATCAAAACAAAAGGAAATCTTCGAGCCGTTCCGGCAGTTGGAAAATTCCGAGACTCGGCGGCACGGCGGCACCGGCCTGGGGTTGGCCATTTCAAAAAAAATGCTCATGATTTTGAACGGCGACATCGAAGTCGAAAGCGAGCCGGGAAAAGGATCGAAGTTTACCATTCACATTCCGCCCTCGACAGCGCCGGTGCGCGCTGTCGTTCGCAGCAGCCGCGCCGAAAAAGCTCGCGCCGGCGGTGAATCAAAAAGCAAGGGTGTTGATGGAAAGGCCGCCGCCAAAAAACGCGGCCGGCTGTCGTTGCGTTTTCCCTTGAGCCATCGCCCCAAATCGCCGCGCATCCTAGTGATCGAGGACGATGAAAACACGCGTTACGCCATGCAGTTCATTTTGGAAAACGCCGGATATAAGGTGGAGTTTGCCGAGGCCGGTGACAAAGCCTTGCTGGCTGCACAGCATCAACGCCCCGACCTCATTTTAATGGACATCATGATGCCGAACATGGACGGCTATCAAGTCGCGCGCATGCTCAAAGCGCAGAAACAATTGGCGCACATCCCGGTCGTGGCGTTAACCGCCCGCGCCATGAAAGGCGACCGTGAAAAAGCCCTCGCCGCCGGCTGCAATGATTATCTCACCAAGCCTTTCGAAAGCAAGGATATTTTGGGCATGTTGGAGAAATGGCTGGGGAATGGGGTGTAG
- a CDS encoding gamma-glutamylcyclotransferase, which translates to MDSLESHNLLFVYGSLMRGMERGHFLSEQKAKFLSTAAVAGALYALGDFPGLVLDIADEYRSAPTSQAAEQPSSQPHSERRLIHGELFEIFDPLTFFETLDVIEGYWPDHTERSLFVRKLIPVQTGQGEIRAWAYILNLPVNGLSKLS; encoded by the coding sequence ATGGATTCACTTGAGTCCCACAACCTGCTGTTTGTTTATGGTTCGCTCATGCGCGGCATGGAACGCGGGCACTTTCTTTCCGAACAAAAAGCGAAATTTCTCTCAACGGCGGCGGTTGCGGGCGCGCTTTATGCACTCGGCGACTTCCCGGGGTTGGTGCTTGACATCGCGGACGAGTATCGTTCGGCGCCGACGTCTCAGGCTGCCGAGCAACCCTCATCACAACCACACAGCGAGCGCCGGCTCATTCACGGCGAATTATTTGAAATTTTCGATCCCCTCACTTTTTTTGAGACGCTCGACGTCATCGAAGGCTACTGGCCGGACCACACTGAGCGCAGTCTGTTTGTGCGCAAATTGATTCCGGTTCAAACCGGCCAGGGCGAGATCAGGGCTTGGGCGTATATTTTGAACCTGCCGGTTAACGGATTATCCAAATTGTCTTGA